The Mesorhizobium sp. M3A.F.Ca.ET.080.04.2.1 genome contains the following window.
CGGCCGGGCGCTCGATGTTCCAGATGGCGAGATCGGCCGACTTGCCGGCTTCCAGCGTGCCGGTCTCGTCGAGCAGCCCCAGCGCCCGCGCGGCCTCGCGGGTGACGCCGCCAAGGCATTCCTCGACGGTCAGGCCGAAGAGCGTCGCGGCCATGTTCATGGTGAGCAGCAACGACGTGAGCGGCGAGGTGCCGGGATTGCTGTCGGTGGCGACCGCCATCTTTACGCCATGCCGGCGGAAAAGGTCGATCGGCGGCTTTTTCGTCTCGCGGATGAAGTAATAGGCGCCGGGCAGGATGGTCGCCACGGTGCCAGCCTTGGCCATCGCCGCAGCGCCCGCCTCGTCGGTGTATTCGAGATGGTCGGCCGAAAGTGCGCCGTAGCGCGCGGCTAGCGCTGCCCCATGCAGATTGGAGAGTTGGTCGGCATGGAGCTTTACCGGCAGCCCGAGTGCCTTCGTCTTGTCGAAGACGCGCGAAATCTGCTCCGGCGAGAAGGCGATACCCTCGCAGAATCCGTCGACGGCATCGGCAAGCTTTTCGGCGGCGACCGCGGGGAGGATCGTGGCGGCAACCAGATCGATGAAAGCGTCCTTGTCGCCATTGGCTTCCGGCGGCAGCGCGTGCGCGGCGAGACAGGTCGTGCGGATTGTCACCTTCCGCTCGCTCTCCAGCCGACGGGCGGCGCGCAGCGACTTCTTCTCATTATCGAGATCGAGGCCGTAGCCGGACTTGATCTCCACACTCGTGACCCCTTCGGCCAGCAGCGCGTCGAGGCGCGGCAGCGTCTCGGCGACGAGCGCGTCTTCGCCGGCTGCACGTAGCGATTTGACGGAGGAGACGATGCCGCCCCCGGCGCGGGCGACTTCTTCATAAGTGGCCCCGGACAGCCTCATCTCGAATTCGTTGGCGCGGTTGCCGGCATAGACAAGGTGCGTGTGGCAGTCGATCAGACCGGGCGTGATCCAGCGGCCTTGGCAATCGATGGTCTCGGCACCCTGCCCGAATGAGCCCGGCATGTCGGCTTCCGCGCCGGCATAGACAATAAGCCCATCGCGCGCGGCAATAGCACCCCTTTCGACAATGCCCAGGCCGGCAGCACCCTCTGCCATCGTGGCCAGGCGCGCATTGCGCCAGAGACGAAAGCCGCTCTTCCCGTTATCTCCACCCATCATCTTTTCCATTTGAAAGGATGGCAATTATGTATATACATATTGAAGCGCGACGCAAGTGATATCGTCGCTCAAAGCTCAGATTCGGAGATGGACGTGACGGCGATCTTTGCGGAACAGGCGCTGCTGGCAGAAGGTTGGCAAGCCAATGTGCGGATCGTTTTCGACAGCGGCCGCATTGGTGCCGTCGAGGCCGGCGCCTCACCGCAGGCCGACGACGAACGCCATGCCATTCTGTTGCCCGGCATGCCCAATCTTCACAGCCACGCCTTCCAGCGCGGCATGGCGGGTTTGGCCGAGTTGCGCGGCCCCTCGGCCGACAGTTTCTGGAGCTGGCGCGAGGTGATGTACCGCTTCGCGCTGTCGATGACGCCGGACCAGGTCGAGGCGGTCGCGGCGCAGCTTTATGTCGAGATGCTGGAGGCCGGCTTCTCGCGTGTCGGGGAGTTCCATTATCTGCATCACGACCGTGACGGGCGACCCTATGCCAACATCGCCGAGATGGCGGAGCGGATCGCGGCCGCCGCCGCGGAGGCGGGCATCGGACTGACGTTGCTGCCGGTCTTCTACGCCCACTCCACCTTCGGCGGCAGCGCGCCCACCGAGGGCCAGCGGCGATTCATCAATGATATCGACAGCTTCGGGCGCTTGCTTGAAAAATGTCGTGAAAGCGTTCGCCTCCTTGAGCAGGCAGTCGTCGGCGTCGCACCGCACAGCCTGCGCGCCGCAACGCCGGACGAACTCAACGCTGTCGCGGCGATGGCGCCGCATGGCCCAGTCCACATCCATATCGCCGAGCAGATGAAGGAAGTGCAGGATTGCGTTGCCTGGTCGGGCGCGCGGCCGGTCGAATTCCTGCTCGGCAACGCCTCGGTGGACGAG
Protein-coding sequences here:
- a CDS encoding formimidoylglutamate deiminase — encoded protein: MTAIFAEQALLAEGWQANVRIVFDSGRIGAVEAGASPQADDERHAILLPGMPNLHSHAFQRGMAGLAELRGPSADSFWSWREVMYRFALSMTPDQVEAVAAQLYVEMLEAGFSRVGEFHYLHHDRDGRPYANIAEMAERIAAAAAEAGIGLTLLPVFYAHSTFGGSAPTEGQRRFINDIDSFGRLLEKCRESVRLLEQAVVGVAPHSLRAATPDELNAVAAMAPHGPVHIHIAEQMKEVQDCVAWSGARPVEFLLGNASVDERWCLIHATHMTEAETIAMARSGAIAGLCPITEANLGDGTFAAPLFVEHGGRFGVGSDSNVLIGLPDELRQLEYSQRLAHRARNVLARAGGSTGRALFDAAADGGAQALGAGPSHIAVGAPADLVSLDAGDPSLAGKSGDAILDAWIFANGSSVDCVWVHGRKQVSGGRHAKREAVAERFRRTMTALSEG
- the hutI gene encoding imidazolonepropionase, whose amino-acid sequence is MGGDNGKSGFRLWRNARLATMAEGAAGLGIVERGAIAARDGLIVYAGAEADMPGSFGQGAETIDCQGRWITPGLIDCHTHLVYAGNRANEFEMRLSGATYEEVARAGGGIVSSVKSLRAAGEDALVAETLPRLDALLAEGVTSVEIKSGYGLDLDNEKKSLRAARRLESERKVTIRTTCLAAHALPPEANGDKDAFIDLVAATILPAVAAEKLADAVDGFCEGIAFSPEQISRVFDKTKALGLPVKLHADQLSNLHGAALAARYGALSADHLEYTDEAGAAAMAKAGTVATILPGAYYFIRETKKPPIDLFRRHGVKMAVATDSNPGTSPLTSLLLTMNMAATLFGLTVEECLGGVTREAARALGLLDETGTLEAGKSADLAIWNIERPAELVYRMGFNPLHARIWRGQ